The segment GAACTTTTTTCCGAGTGCAGGCAACCCCAATCGATTTTAATTCGATTGGGGTTTTTATGTTTTAAGCAGATAACTCCACAATATAATATGTCTTTCGAAGAGTCTCAGTCAAAACTTTTTAACAACATTAATGCATCTATTACAAAAATAACTCCAGTACAAGCAGTCTCTCTCATTACATCTATTCGTATAATAAATAGCAAAGGATGCTGTAATAAGTAGACAACTGAATTGTTTGTAGAAGTGTTCGATTGACGATTGCATAGAGGTGAAAAATGAGATAGTTTATTTTGTCACCTACAGCTTAATTTTATTTACATAGTAGAAAAATATGGTAAGATAGTTTTCATATCTTACTATTTTAATTTTGAGGTAATTATAAGGAGGAGAAATTATTTGAGCAACATAAAAGAAATAGAGCAGACCTTTTTAGCATATGTTAAAAAAATCGGAGCATATAATGAAGCATTAGCACTGATATATTGGGATTTGCGAACAGGAGCACCAAAAAAAGCCGTTGATCAGCGTACAGAAGTTGTGGGCACATTATCGGCAGAGGCGTTCAACATGTCCGTTTCACCAGAGCTGGAAAGTTATTTAACAGAATTATCTGATGAAAGTATTCAAACAGAATTATCGTTTGTAACCATAAAAACAGTCGAAGAAATGAAAAAAGAGTTTGAACGTAATAAAAAAATTCCGCCGAGTGAATATAAAGAATATGTGATGCTCCAATCAAAAGCAGAAAGCGTGTGGGAAGAAGCGAAAGATAAGTCTGATTTTTCTATATTTGAGCCATATTTAGAAAAATTGGTAGAAACAACAAAACGATTCATCGGTTATTGGGGCTATGACAAAACACCTTATGATGTTCTTCTAGATATGTATGAACCAGGTGTTACAGTCCAAGTTATCGATCAAGTATTTGATGAATTAAGAGGGAAGATTGTTCCACTTGTTCAGCAAATTGCTGACTCATCACAAAAATTAGACACAGACTTTTTATTTAAGCACTTCCCAAAAGAAAAACAGCATGCATTTAGTTTGGAGCTTTTAAAGCAAATTGGCTATGATTTCGATGCAGGCAGGCTCGATGAAACTGTGCATCCATTTGCAACAGGCATTAACCCAGGCGATGTGCGGATTACCACAAAGTATGTGGAATCTGATTTCCGTGTGGCAGTATTTGGTACCGTTCATGAGGTTGGTCATGCATTGTATGAGCAAAATATCTCGGAGGAACTTGTCGGCACACCGCTAGCTACGGGAACGTCAATGGGAATACATGAGTCACAGTCTTTATTTTATGAAAACTTTGTTGGAAGGAATGCCTCCTTCTGGAAGAAGAATTACGCTTTATTAAAGGAATATGCAGACGGGCAGTTTGATAATGTAGAGGTAGAGGATTATTACAAGGCAATTAATGAATCTAAACCATCACTGATCCGGATAGAAGCAGATGAATTAACATATCCATTGCATATTATTATTCGCTACGAAATCGAGAAGGGCTTGTTTAATGGAGATATAGAGGTTAAAGACCTTCCAAAAATATGGAACGAAAAATATAAATCTTATTTAGGAATTGAACCAAGTAATGATGGAGAAGGAGTTCTGCAGGATGTCCATTGGGCAGGGGGCAGCTTTGGTTATTTCCCGTCCTATGCGCTAGGATATATGTATGCAGCCCAGTTTAAACAAACCCTATTAAAGGACTTGCCTAACTTTGATGAGCTCCTTGAGAAGGGTGAGCTGTTGCCAATAAAAAAATGGTTTAATGAAAAAGTCCATCAATACGGAAAAACAAAAAAACCGCTTGAAATATTAGCAGATGTAACAGGAGAAGGCCTTAACGCACAATACTTAATTGATTACCTGTATGAAAAGTACAGCAAGGTGTATCAACTTTAACTTTAAATATTTCAGACAAAAAGAGCAAGGAAGTCCTTGCTCTTTTCTGCTTTTCGTACGCAATGAAGCGCAATTGTCACGAAAAGCGCAGTACAGGAATATACTATTATAGAATTAATAAACTGGATGTGATAATCGATGGTACATTATTATTGCAAACACTGTCTCATTCTTTATAAGGAAAGCACAATCTGTTCCAATTGTGGAACGAAGGTTGAGAATAAGATAAAGATAGAAGTGCAAAGCCAAAAGGAAAATGAGTGATAATAGCAATAACAAAGAGTATGACGATTATACGCCATCTCTTTGTCAGCGAATTTTCTATACTTCAAGCATTAAAATAATATTAAGCGTGCCTGTGTCAGCTAGTGTTACTTTAAGGCTTAAAGCCTTGTCAAAGCCATACATTTTTGTCTCTCCCACCAAAACCGTCGGAGGGGTTATATCCATTGCAATTCCATTTTTTGATACAAAAGTAGTCAGGTTACCTGCGATCATGTTACCAAGCTCTCCAGAAAAAGAATCAAGCATTTCTCCTTCAAGAGCCATTCCAAACATTGCTTCACCGATTTTACTGAATACCTCTTGATTTCCATCTATAACGACTCTACCGCGGAAGTCACCTGTCAGACCAATTAGCACACCTAAAGATTTCTGCTGATAAGGTGCCGTTACTAAAGTTGGTTTATCAATTGTTAGTTCAAAGGGGATTACATTCTTAACTGAATCAATAGTCCCGTTTAATATTTCTGTTGCGCTTCTTGTGATAGTCAAAATTCATTCCCCCATACTGTAGTTATCATCATCTTAACATAGTTTATAAAAAATTTGGATAAGGAAAATTCAAAAAAACGACAAAAATTATAGTATAATATACCTAACTTTGCTGATGGGTGATTAGGTTTAAACTACTACGGTTTTTACTACTGGTTACTATTTACAATGAAATTTTTACTTTTTCCTTTTATAATGAAGAAGCACAGCAACATCCTTCAAAACATTTCATTCCTCCTTTTATGAGAGGAATTTTTTTTTGCCTATATTGAAAATGATTATCATTGATGTTACAATGTAACTGAAATTGAAAATTACTCTCATTAAGGAAAGAGGTGTACAATCGCATGGTTATGGTCTTTATTGCTGCTGCTGCAATTACTTGCTTGTCCGTTATGAAATATGTGTTGAAAAACGTCTCACCTTCTGCACATACAAAATAAATACATTAATGAAGGATATTTATATTCTTTATTATTTCACTTTTACCTCATAATTTATTCTGGTAATACCTCTTTTTCATCATCTGCGCTTAAAATTCAAAATATTTTCTTTATTCTAATGTTGAAAATGGTTAAAATGGAACTAATCTACATAATAAGATTAAAGGAGTTAGTCATGCTTCCGACAACCATTTTTCAGCTAAACCACCTAACTGAATTTCATCATTTTTTAAACAAACAAAAGGATACTGCTGCGGCCGAAAAGGTGAAGGACTTAATCAACAAAATTCACCAAAGTGATTTTGTCTTTACCTTTTGCGGTCATTATTCTGCTGGAAAGTCCAGCTTAATCAATGAGCTTATTGGCAAACCATTGCTACCAAGCAGCCCTATCCCGACAACAGCGCATAAAATAAAGGTTAGACGGGGCGATGATGCTGTAAAAGTTTATTTCACAGATAAACCTACTCTGTTATTTCCAAACTGTACGGATTTGAAATTAGTGGATGCCGAGCTAACAGACAAAGATTTGATAAAGGAAGTAGCTGTAAATGTAAGCGATATCGAATTGCCGAATAATATTATGTTTGTTGATACACCTGGAATAGATAGTATAGATAAAGCTCATATGCTTGCAGCAGAATCAAGTATTCATTTGTCTGATGTATTGTTTTATGTAGTGGAATATAACCATGTTCAATCTGAAATTAATATTGAATTTACAAAACAACTTGTCGACAGCGGCAAAAGCTTTGTTCTGATCATTAATCAGATTGATAAGCATCGCGAAGCAGAAATTCCGTTCCAAGCATTTAAAGATAGTGTAGAGCAAGCGTTTGTTTCAAGTGGTGCAGTGCCTGAACAGATTTTTTACACGTCTATAAAAGCAATGGACAGCAGCAAAAATCAAATAGACGAGTTAAAGCAGTACATTGCCGAAAAAATGGCGCACAAGGGCTCATTAATGGAAGCGTCTGCAGATCAATCCTTTATAAAGATAAAAACCGATCACAGCAATGCGATGGAATTGAAGTTGGAAAAAGAATTAGCAGAAGCAGGTGAACCGCTTGCTAATTTAACAGCAGAAGAGATTACCGCTTTAGAAAAAGAATTCCATGCACTTGAAAAGAAGCTTGAGGCTCTTAAGCAAACTAAAGTGCAACAGGCAGAATTGGAAGCAGGTTTTCTAGCCATCATTAAAGACGCTTATATTATGCCGTATGCAAACAGAGAGCTTGCGGAAACCTATTTGAACTCTAAAGACAAAAAGTTTAAGCTCGGATTGTTCTCTGGTAAACAAAAGATAAAAGCAGAGCAAGAAAAAAGGTTGGAGAATTTCCATGGCGTTTTGGCAGAAGCCGTCCAATTACAGCTGCTGGGACCTTTAACCAAATACTTAGAAACAGTCTCTGGGAAAATGGGGGTTAATACAGCTGCATTTAAAGAGGAATATTTAACAACTCCTTTATTTAAGCTAGACAAACCAGCTTTAGAGGAGCTTGTTAATCCTAATGCACAAATGTCAGAAACCTATTTGCTCCGATATTGTGAAGAAGTCGAAGATTACATAAAAAGCTCAGTGAAAAAAGAAGCAAACAAGCTTTTTTCTATTTTATCTAGTGAGCAAAATAGTCACACTAAACAGGAAGAGCGCATTATTTCAGAAGACCAGCGCCGACTTGAAACCTTGCTTATAGCTAAAGAGAAAAAGGAACAAATAATGAACAACTGGCTTAAATGGCAGGAAACGCTCATACAGCTTATCGAAAATAGACGTGAGAATATGGCTGACAATTACATGGAGCTGATTGATGATGAGGCTGCGCCCGTCATTCAAGAAATCAATCCTCTTAAACAAGTAAAGCAGGTTCAAAGGAAAAAAGAAACTCAAGTCCGCAGCAAACCAGAACAAATGCTGGTAAACCAAGAGGAAATGCTGGCACAGCTTGATTTTATATCAGATCAACTGCAGGACTTAAAAGGGTTTAAAGAGGTGTGGCGCAATCTACAGCGGCGGACAGAAACAATTCGTAATAAGCAATATACAATCTGTTTATTCGGTGCTTTCAGTGCAGGTAAATCTTCTTTTGCGAACGCGCTGTTAGGGCATCCACTGCTTCCTGTATCACCTAATCCTATGACTGCAGCAATAAATCGAATTCTGCCTGTTAATAAGGAAAACGAGCACGGGAAAATGGTGATTGTCTGGAAAACAAAAGAGGACATGTTAGGAGAGCTGCAGGATTATTTGCAAGTATTTCATGAAAACGCAGATTCACTTGAGACTGCCCAGCTTGTCGTTGAACGAATAAAAAATGACAGTGCTCCTTCCTCAGCCAGCCACTTTCGTTATTTAGAAGCATTTTTAGAAGGCTTTCCTTCCCACAAGGATATGCTTGGAACAGTCTCGACTGCAAGCATGGAGGAACTGAACCAGTATGTATCAGTAGAAACAGTTTCGTGTTTTATCGCAAAAATCGATGTTTATTTTGACTGCAGCCTGACAAGAAAAGGCATCGTTTTAGTTGATACGCCTGGAGGAGACTCGATAAATACAAGGCATAGTGAACTTAGCTTTGAATACATGAAGGCCGCTGATTCTATTCTGTATTTATCCTATTATAATCATGCTTTTGCAAAAGCAGACCGCTCGTTTTTGCTTCAATTAGGAAGAATGAAGGATTCCTTTGAAAAGGATAAGATGTTTTTTATAATGAATGCTATTGACCTAGGGAAGGATCAAGAGGAACTAGATCTTGTATTCAATTATCTATTTGACCAGCTTGAGCACTATGGTATCAGGAATCCGCGTATCTATCCTGTTTCAAGCTTATTTAGTGAAAAAGAGCCATATAAAGGGAAGATGGATGCTTTTAAAGGGAGCTTGCTGCAGTTTATTGAGGATGAATGGCTTCCGTTTATGCTAAAAGCAGCGGAGACAGATTGCGCTGCTAGCATTCAGATGCTCGAGGATTTCATTAATTCAGCGGAACTCGAGCACGCAAAGCAAAAGGAACAAATAGACGCATGGGAAAGAGAGGAGCAAGAGCTTAATTCGCTCCTCGCCCAGCAAAAGCATACTTATTTAAATAAGAAAATAAAAGCAGAGATAGACGAACAGGTACATTATTTAAAGCAGCGGATATTTCTGCAATTCAATGATTGGCTGAAGGAATCCTTCCATCCTGGACTTTTAAAGGGAGAGAACCGGAAGCAAGAGGGAGAAAAAGCGTTAGATGACTTCCTTTTTCAGCTAAGCTATGA is part of the Niallia taxi genome and harbors:
- a CDS encoding dynamin family protein, producing MLPTTIFQLNHLTEFHHFLNKQKDTAAAEKVKDLINKIHQSDFVFTFCGHYSAGKSSLINELIGKPLLPSSPIPTTAHKIKVRRGDDAVKVYFTDKPTLLFPNCTDLKLVDAELTDKDLIKEVAVNVSDIELPNNIMFVDTPGIDSIDKAHMLAAESSIHLSDVLFYVVEYNHVQSEINIEFTKQLVDSGKSFVLIINQIDKHREAEIPFQAFKDSVEQAFVSSGAVPEQIFYTSIKAMDSSKNQIDELKQYIAEKMAHKGSLMEASADQSFIKIKTDHSNAMELKLEKELAEAGEPLANLTAEEITALEKEFHALEKKLEALKQTKVQQAELEAGFLAIIKDAYIMPYANRELAETYLNSKDKKFKLGLFSGKQKIKAEQEKRLENFHGVLAEAVQLQLLGPLTKYLETVSGKMGVNTAAFKEEYLTTPLFKLDKPALEELVNPNAQMSETYLLRYCEEVEDYIKSSVKKEANKLFSILSSEQNSHTKQEERIISEDQRRLETLLIAKEKKEQIMNNWLKWQETLIQLIENRRENMADNYMELIDDEAAPVIQEINPLKQVKQVQRKKETQVRSKPEQMLVNQEEMLAQLDFISDQLQDLKGFKEVWRNLQRRTETIRNKQYTICLFGAFSAGKSSFANALLGHPLLPVSPNPMTAAINRILPVNKENEHGKMVIVWKTKEDMLGELQDYLQVFHENADSLETAQLVVERIKNDSAPSSASHFRYLEAFLEGFPSHKDMLGTVSTASMEELNQYVSVETVSCFIAKIDVYFDCSLTRKGIVLVDTPGGDSINTRHSELSFEYMKAADSILYLSYYNHAFAKADRSFLLQLGRMKDSFEKDKMFFIMNAIDLGKDQEELDLVFNYLFDQLEHYGIRNPRIYPVSSLFSEKEPYKGKMDAFKGSLLQFIEDEWLPFMLKAAETDCAASIQMLEDFINSAELEHAKQKEQIDAWEREEQELNSLLAQQKHTYLNKKIKAEIDEQVHYLKQRIFLQFNDWLKESFHPGLLKGENRKQEGEKALDDFLFQLSYEVEQELRAVNLRCENYYYAQRKELYELSLKSIRQINKEIIVQLDESVKLSGVITHQAPFRTLERGLFKKALSYYKNPKAFFEKGDRKYLAEEIKAVLETESFPFFEDEKSRLFAFYDDTLEKEKQEMMQILQAQMQEYYSGKVELFQNEEIRQKMKEALRTIKESNVLTYADSI
- a CDS encoding carboxypeptidase M32 → MSNIKEIEQTFLAYVKKIGAYNEALALIYWDLRTGAPKKAVDQRTEVVGTLSAEAFNMSVSPELESYLTELSDESIQTELSFVTIKTVEEMKKEFERNKKIPPSEYKEYVMLQSKAESVWEEAKDKSDFSIFEPYLEKLVETTKRFIGYWGYDKTPYDVLLDMYEPGVTVQVIDQVFDELRGKIVPLVQQIADSSQKLDTDFLFKHFPKEKQHAFSLELLKQIGYDFDAGRLDETVHPFATGINPGDVRITTKYVESDFRVAVFGTVHEVGHALYEQNISEELVGTPLATGTSMGIHESQSLFYENFVGRNASFWKKNYALLKEYADGQFDNVEVEDYYKAINESKPSLIRIEADELTYPLHIIIRYEIEKGLFNGDIEVKDLPKIWNEKYKSYLGIEPSNDGEGVLQDVHWAGGSFGYFPSYALGYMYAAQFKQTLLKDLPNFDELLEKGELLPIKKWFNEKVHQYGKTKKPLEILADVTGEGLNAQYLIDYLYEKYSKVYQL
- a CDS encoding chemotaxis protein CheX yields the protein MTITRSATEILNGTIDSVKNVIPFELTIDKPTLVTAPYQQKSLGVLIGLTGDFRGRVVIDGNQEVFSKIGEAMFGMALEGEMLDSFSGELGNMIAGNLTTFVSKNGIAMDITPPTVLVGETKMYGFDKALSLKVTLADTGTLNIILMLEV